GCCCCACAGGGAACAGTTCCTTCTGTGTAACTAACCCGAGTTTCCCCTCTCTGTGAGGATCCTGATTTCATGCATTTTTCCATCGAATCCTTTCCTTCCCACCATCACCAGGTACTCACATCACCTCTTCCCCTCGTTGCAGCTCGTAGAAACCTCGTTAAAAGGAGAAATAGCCTTTGACCCCAGAAGTGCTTACTACCTGTGGTTCGTGATGGATTTCTGCGATGGCGGCGACATGAACGAGTACCTGCTGTCCCGCAAGCCCAGCCGCAAGACCAACACCAGCTtcatgctgcagctcagcagcgCCCTGGCCTTCCTGCACAAGAACCAGATCATCCACCGCGACCTCAAGCCCGACAACATCCTCATCTCGCAGGGCCGCGCGCCCGCCGAGCCCACGCTGAAGGTGGCGGATTTCGGGCTGAGCAAGGTGTGCTCGGCCTCGGGCCACAGCGCCGAGGAGCCCGTCAACGTCAACAAGTGCTTCCTGTCCACCGCCTGCGGCACCGACTTCTACATGGCCCCCGAGGTCTGGGAGGGCCACTACACGGCCAAGGCCGACATCTTCGCCCTGGGCATCATCATCTGGGCCATGCTGGAGAGGATCACCTTCGTGGACACCGAGaccaagaaggagctgctgggcagctaCGTCAGGCAGGGCACGGCCATCGTGCCCGTGGGCGAGGCGCTGCTGGAGAACCCCAAGATGGAGCTGCTCATCCCCGTCAAGAAGAAGTCCATGAACGCCAGGATGAAGCAGCTGATCAAGGAGATGCTGGCGGCCAACCCGCAGGACCGGCCCGACGCCTTCGAGCTGGAGCTGAGACTGGTGAACATCGCCTTCAaggacagcagctgggacacGTGAGGGGCTGAGCCCCGGCTCACCTGCAGGGGGTGCTCAGCACCTCGCTCGCTGGAGATTCCCGACAGGAATGTGGAGTTGGCCGCGTCTGAAATCCCGGGTGAGGCTGAGGGTGTTCCTCGGGCTGCGCTGGCACGGCGATGTGGCAGGAGCCAACACTACTTGATTTCCAGCACTCTGTCACGGAGTGCCTCACACATTCCAGTTTCCTATGGCAGTATTAGGAActctcatggaaaaaaaaaaaaaaaaaaaaagaagaaaaaaaaaaaggtttgcaTGCTGGCAGTGCAAATCTTGAGGCTTTGTAATGTAGtctgtgtatatatttatgtatatgaGTGACTGGGAGTGTGTGGCACTTAAATTATTTGCTGTGGGTCTGGATGATTGGGGTCTGCTAGAAATCTGGGTGAAGAAAGTGAGTGAGAAAATCTCCTTCTTCCCCAGGCCTGAATGacttcattatttatttttgttatctAATTTCAAAGACTTGACTttgtaaacaaaaaaagcaatgcAAGGGGATCAGCTGCTTTCCAAGTGCTAACATGGCTGGTCTTGGCACTTAGAGCTTAACGAGCTCGTCACTGAGGGAGTCAAATTAGAAATGTACAGTCAGGTGCTGGCAGGGGGGCTGGCTCACTGATCACTTGATTTGGCTTTTATTAATCAATTAATCTGCCTTTTCTCAGCACGCTCTCTGCCCTGGTGTCCATACTCCCACAGCACCTTGAGGATTTATCACAGCAGAGTTCTGTGCCCTCAGTTTGTGGAAACACGGATGAGGGAATCCAGCAGCACATTCTCAAAATCCTTCTAAACGTGGTGGCAGCAGTTTTCCCACCAGCTGAATCCAGCTGATAACCCAATGGTCATGGCCTTTGCTCTGTGGCCCTGCCCCAGACCCAGTGGGGATGAGGGGACAGAggtggctctgtcccctgctcacacctgctGGCAGAGAGCTCAGGTACGGGAAGGGCGGCAGCCTGAGCtggttttgtgtttcatttttcctccttttaaagAAGTGATCTTTATTTGCTCTGGTttggagcagggggagctgctggtgcccagctctgctgctgctgggacaggttCCACTGgggccctggcactgcagggctggcagcagctctgtcccagcacagcactttGTTCCTCTGGGGCAGGGCTGACCTCTCCCATCCACTCTGACCTTTTGGAAAAAAGCAGCATCTTAACATTGCCTTTCaagctgcaggaaaggctggttttctttacaaaactgaatttgatttttcccccccccacccAAATCTTACCTGGAAATGGCTGTAAGTATTTCCTTGTACAATTTGCTTTTTGAAGTCTGTTCCCTCTTGGTGTTGGGACAGCAGTTCTGGGCACTCAGTGTTTATTTTCCGAgtgcaaataaacaaaatgttattttttggttttccaaaAGCAAAGGATTCTGATTCCACCCAACTTCTGAGGCTTTACAGGCCGCAGGTGGCTCTTACCTGGTGCTGTGTGAGctggtggctgtccccagctggccTTAGTTTGTAATTCTTGTTATTTCCTTTCACTTCATCCTTTTAGGGAGTGATCCTCAGACAAACACACTTTGCTTGTGCCAACTCTGCCTCCCAGTTCTCACATCTCAGCAGGGTGAGAAAAGGGGGTTTGTAATTCCCGTTAAACTTGGGGGCTTTTTCAAAACAAAGGGGTGAGCAtccccctcccttgcccagcctGAATAACAGAACAGAACCAGAATTAGCACTGCTCCCCTCTGAGGTGCTCTGTGAATCACCTGGGTCCCCTCTGCAGGCTccactgcctgcagggcagaaatcaggggctggcacagggaagttttggggtttttgactCCCAAAGTGTTTCTTTGCACTGATTGCCACTTTATAGGTTGGGGGTACCTGAAATCCCTCTCATGGTGCTTATCCTCGCCGTTGGGTGACACTGGTAGTCCTCGAGCTCTGTGTTCTCTTTGATTTTTGTTGTCTGAGGTCTTttgttttgagaaaataaatcaagTTGTTGTAGCAGCTGCGGGGCTGTTCACCAGCTTGACGTGAAGTCAAGACACTTTTCAGCACTTGGGaaagatttttgggttttttccatgtttttctttgaaaactgtaaaatatattttatggaGAATTTATAATGAGGAAAATTATTGTGTAATTTATTAAGTTCATGACtgtttttgaaataaaaccTTGAATTTCGCTGAGGTTTTAGGACTTGATGGGGAAGTGCTCTCAGTGAGTGcagtgtcagtgctgccctCCAGGGACAGCGTCCTGCTGTTCCCACACGCCCTGAGAAGCCTTGGGAGCAGGGGTGAGGAAACATCATTACTTACCCATGACAGGAAAGCGTGGCCCTCATTTGCATGTTTTAATTAGCAGCGCTCTGGACAGAGGCACCTGCGGACTGGAAATGCTGTGAGTTGGGTTTCTCTTGGAGTTTCTTACACCCACAGGAAACCcgagcccagccctgtgccccgtGGGTTCCTGTGCCAGGAATTCCCACCTGCAATGGGCACGTGCCCACCTGGCTGGAGCCTTGTGCTTGGGTCAGTGCAGTTTGGGCTTAGATTCGTTTTTTTTAGGGGGATTAAAGACCTGGAGTAAAGGAAAAAGTCCCACTTTTGGGTTAGTTTTAAGAGTGGTGATTTTAAATAGAGACACAAGCTGAATTCCTTCCccacaaaatgaagaaaagtaaatctgagattatatatatatatatacacattatatatatatccacacacacatatatgtatatatcatatataatatatatgtgcTGTACTTCAAATATATTTAGCCCCTCGGGAGGGTGGGGAAGCCTGCAGGGAAATGCCCTGGTGCAGAAATGAGATATAATTAAAGCTCattgggctgggagagcccagccccagaggtTCGGGCTCCAGCCTGCCCCTCCCcgttcccagggctgggaacttGCTGTGTTggtgcttttgctttgttttggtccAACCAGAGCTcggttttggtttgttttggtccAACCAGAGCttccctggggctctgtgggcaAGGCAGAGCCCTCGGGACGTTGCTCAGCTTCTCCCCTCCttggggcacagccagcccggGGTTTTGGGGCTCTCCCCTTTCTCACAGCCCCTGGGACATCCCTGGCTCCTGGTTTGGGTCCCTCCAGCTGCTTTGGGGACAGAagggactggcccagggcagccagTGAGGACATTCACCCACCAACCTCAgtgggctgggtgctgctgccaggggcagccaaggaaatctctgtgctgcagccctgtaaggcacagggatgtgcctgGGATGCCACAAACCACCCCgagtgcctgagctgctgcaggtgctgctcaggagcTCTGGAAGGGTTTGGAGAAATCTGAAACCCCATTTTTAGGAGCAGGGAGGTGTCAAGTGACCACTGCTGgaagaggagctgagcccaggctgtTCTTGTTCGTTCCAGAGGCTCCTTCACCCTCAGGTTTGGGATGGAACCAGATAAAACCTAAAAACctttgcagcagtgctgggctcaggcctCCATCCTGACCCTGGGCTGGTTCCCTCAGCCCCGGGATCTCCTCCTGGCCCTGTCCTggccctgtcctggctgtccctgtgtcccagccctgccctgccgcgGCTTTGGAGCCTTTTGGGGTTGGAGCAGCCCCGGGATCTCCTCCTGggcctgtcctggctgtccctgtgtcccagccctgccctgccgtgGCTTTGGAGCCTTTTGGGGTtggagcagccccggggccgctcccgtCCCGCCCTGCCCGGGCACGCTCGGCTGGGGCGCTGCTCTCAGGTTTATTCGTGCCCCTTTGAACCCTGGAGGTTTTTAAACTCGTCGGACAAGCCTCCCACGCCCGGTGGCGTTCGCCTTTCCGCtgagggatccagaggcagaTCCCAGAGCTGCCGAGGGTTTCTCCATCCCTTGGCCCGATCCTGTTCCCTGTCCTCCACCGCGTTTGCTGCAGTGCAGCCGCACCGAGTGCTGCCTGCCGTGCTGCTCTCCAGGTTTATTACAGAGCTGGTCTGTCCCTTCCTTGCTGTCACGGGGGTTTTTTACAGCCTGCAGAGCTCAAACAGGACCTGGCCCCTCTCACCCTGCCCAGGTTCCATCTCAGCCCCCGTTTTCCCGCACAGGAGTCCTGgccccagccccttcctgccccgCTGCCATCGGCCGGGAAGGtgccgggcacagccccaggccccGTTCCCGGCAGCTCCTCAGGAAGGAACTGGGGTGGGGACGGAGATCTCGGGACAGAGCCCCCCTCGTGCCGGGGCTTTGTCGCCCTGAGCCCCCTCGGTCGCTGTGATCAGCCCGGCTGcgccccagctctgccccaagccaggggctgcagggggctcTGGCTCCTCTCCGAGGGCCCGGGAGCCCAGCCCGGGGGGCAGCGGCTCCTTCCTTGCCCTCTGCTCCAGTGCCACGTTCGCAGCCCCccgggctggagctgggcatggAGGGGGCCGGGATTGTCCCTGTGGGAGCACTCGGCCCTCGGGAAGGGAAGAGGGCAGTGGTAAAAATAACCCCTgggccagctccagcccattGTGGCTTCCTGCGATTTACAGCCCTTCCCGGGGGGAAGAGGCAGGAACGGCCGGCTCGGGGCTGGCTTTGACCCTTTCAACGCCACCGGAGAAGGTGCCAGAAGgacctttcctcctcctccccacctgGGTGGGATCCTGGGGAGGGGATTGAGGtgggctcctgctcctgagctgccccCACACCCTGGGGTGGGTGTagaaggaggagctgctggaggggacgcggcttccctgccccattcctgacctgccctgtgcagggggaCAGAGACTGGAGGCAAAAATCGCTGCTGCAGATCCCGAAAGGCCGGCGGGGTTCTCGTAAGGAagtggagggaggagaggagcagaggcgAGCTGGAGCTGCGGGAGGAGAGGGGTTAATGCTGGCCAGGGTCAGCACGGGTGGGCTCCTGccgcggggctgggctggcacggGTTAATGGGTggctcttcctcttcctcatcttctcTATATGAGGCTGCTCCCGGCTCTGGGCTCAGTTTGCCGCAGGAGCCTCGTGAGACTGGAGcatcccatccctgcatccatccctgcatcccatccctgcatccctgcgAGGGCTCAGGTGAGCGAGAGCATCCCCCACCTGCCTGGCACGGCTCCTGGCACGGGTCCGGAccgcggggctgggctggggagggtgaCGGTCCCCAGCCGGGACCAGCACAGGGCCAAACACTCCgcgtgcctcagtttccccgtgTGTACTCGGCCTGGGTGCGGTGTGGAGCCCGTGGGCTGCGTGTGGAGCTGCGTGGCTGAGGCTCCCTGGGCTGTTTGCTCCCGTGAGCTCTGCTCGGCCCGGCCccgtgtccctgctgtcccccagggctGGTTCCGTGCCCTCCGCACACGGAGGAAGGGGAATCTTCCCTCCCAGGCCAGGCCGGCTGTGGGGGGCACGGCTCGGGGacccccccggccccggggcagcgCTCGGCTTTGTTCCGCCGCTCGGGAAGACAAGGCGGCGGCCGGCTCCggtattttttcctgttggaagCCGCTCCT
This portion of the Molothrus ater isolate BHLD 08-10-18 breed brown headed cowbird chromosome 24, BPBGC_Mater_1.1, whole genome shotgun sequence genome encodes:
- the PDIK1L gene encoding serine/threonine-protein kinase PDIK1L, producing the protein MVSSQPKYDLIREVGRGSYGVVYEALVRRTCARVAVKKIRCHAPENVELALREFWALSSIKSQHPNVIHLEECILQKDGMVQKMAHGSSSSLYLQLVETSLKGEIAFDPRSAYYLWFVMDFCDGGDMNEYLLSRKPSRKTNTSFMLQLSSALAFLHKNQIIHRDLKPDNILISQGRAPAEPTLKVADFGLSKVCSASGHSAEEPVNVNKCFLSTACGTDFYMAPEVWEGHYTAKADIFALGIIIWAMLERITFVDTETKKELLGSYVRQGTAIVPVGEALLENPKMELLIPVKKKSMNARMKQLIKEMLAANPQDRPDAFELELRLVNIAFKDSSWDT